The Ptychodera flava strain L36383 chromosome 7, AS_Pfla_20210202, whole genome shotgun sequence DNA window CAGTGCAAGTTACCcttatgttttaacataataGATAGAATTTGAGATTCTTCTCATCAAATCTTCACAAATAAAGTAGTAGGTACTTGCCATTTATCTGGACAATTCCTCAAAAGTTTGTAACTCATGTACCAAAGACTTCATCATACTATATAAGTATTCTGACAGAAAGAATATACTTGATTGCTTTACATTTATACGTTGCAATCAAATTGATCTGCAGTTACATAGTTTGTAGAGTAGGAAAAAAATTCTAAAGTCgtttaaaaaatatttgaaatagttATGAAGCCTATAAAGATTTTTGAATATCTGTGTAATCTTATTAGCTGGTTTTAGTGTCATTTATTAAGtgactttcatatttttcaactttttgtcCTTAAGTCGGCATGCCGTTGATGCATTCCGTGTCAACATCATCCACGCCCGTCAACAAGTACGATCACCGGTGACCAACATAGCACGTACAAGCTTCTTCCATATTAAGCGTTCCAACATATGGCTTGCTGCCGTTACCAAACAGAATGTCAATGCCACTATGGTGTTTGAATTTCTTATCAAGATGGTTGAAGTTATGCAGTCATATTTTGGCAAAGTCAACGAAGACaacataaaaaataactttgtGCTGATCTATGAATTGCTTGACGGTAAGTTCAAAACTTTTTCAAATATAACATAAATAATGCATGAAAAACATGTTTGGATCGTTGCATTTTCAGTGaaccctttgaaccctgacCCCCCTTGTGACCTATGATGTCATATGGACATTTTTTCTGAGCCttgttcaaagggttaaccctttgagcgccaaagtctatttttgtcccctttataaattaaccccctgtcaatttttctcaaatttttgtcaaaattttgagaaaaaaatgtagcaaataaaacgtgatgtccatttggtccaaaattatcaaaaagttacagaaaaattcataaaaattggtaaaatgttgtactaaaattttggcgggagaaaattacagcgctcaaagagttaataaTGAATTACTTTCACATCTGTCTATGACCGACTTCCTGACAGACAGActgatgattgattgattgataaacAAGTTTAATTTAATTGAATGGATCTGTTGGAGATCATTGAATCCCCAAAAATATAAGAAACTAAAGTCCTAATAGTGtgcttgtttatgttttgacaaTGCACACCATCAGTAATAGGTGGAATTATAATATGAAACAAATTCATGTAAAGTTGGAAGATTGGTGTTGCAACATGGCTGTTGATGGATCTGTCTGTTATGACCATTGAGGTTTGATAGTTGACTATTTAGTATAATCAGTTTTTTGGATGTTTGATAAATTCATCATCCATTTCAACTCTAAGTGGGAATGAAACAGATTTCTTATTAAATCCAAGGAAATATTGATGAAGATACAATGTAGCTAGACTCAAAAATTTAGGAAAGGTTGAATGCACTTTATATAAAGCCAAGCAATTCTAAGCTCTTGTTCCCTTTGACGAAAAGATattaataaatgtgaaataattttatttcagaaattCTGGATTATGGATACCCCCAGAACACTGATACTGGGATATTGAAGACATACATTACACAACAGGGTATCAAATCACAGGTACTTGTCTTTTCTTTGAGCAACTTAAAGACAtggatatgtgtgtgtgtatatgtcaGTGTAAGCTTGAATGaatgatataccggtacatacgtacatgtagacatatgtatgtatgtttatgcaGTGTACCTATACCATGAAGTGTTATCAGTTGATGTAGGGGAAACATACCTTGTATGTGTAGATTGCCAGCTTCTGCTGTTGTGAAAATTTAGAGGTTGAAAAGTAGGTATTTCTACAAAGATCTTTCAAAGTCTTACAGAAGTCAAACAGGATAGCGAAATGGCAAATGGCAGAGGATATAAGGTGTTTTAGGTTATTGTATGTATTGTTAATGATATTTACAGCAGTCAAGAAAACATTGTGTGAGAGAAAGAAACCATTCTGAGAGAGGTGTAAGCCATTCTGAGAGAGTGACGAAGTAACTTTTCTTAGATAGTGAGACTGAAACTATTCTGAGATTGTGAGGCAGAAACCATTCTGTTAAAGAGGAAGAAATTTGATTGGCAGCCTCTGACACATCGTAGCACTCCAGCTCATACATTTGCACTTATGACTATCCTGAATGAAAGTATCATTGTATTagttatcaaactttgtgtttatTGTCCCATTTCACAGACAAAAGAAGAGCAGTCTCAAATCACTAGCCAAGTTACTGGTCAAATTGGATGGAGGCGAGAAGGCATCAAATACAGAAGAAATGAACTCTTTTTGGATGTCTTGGAATCTGTCAACTTACTTATGTCACCACAAGGTGAACAATTCTTCACATTGATTGAATTACTGTATGAAAACCTGATGAGATTTCAGTAAACATGTCTTCTTCTCTGTAGCAATATTATTTTCTAATTTCTTTACTATTGTTCTTTGCAGCATACTGTCACTGGACTAATCACTTGATTAAATCCAGGAATGATCTTTCAATGAAAGTGATGCCATCTTACCTTGCAGCTCTGTTgatttcaaactttgaaaataacaataTATGGTTGTATCAatcatatttttatgacatcCTCTGCTAATGGTATTTTCAAGTTATCAAACAACATTAATGAACCCTCTATTCTGCTCTGTAATATGTAAATCTCCATCATTATTTAAACCATTCAACTCTATGGCTTTGCACAAACCCAATGTTCACAGGAAATTAGGGTCTGACAGGTTAAATTCAATACTCAAACCTGTTACAACTTGTGTGCAATGTGTATCAGTAGTCCAGACAGCTTGTTTTATTCAGTCCAAGTAATGTTCTGTTGTTTTATGTGTCCAGGTCAAGTACTCAGTGCACACGTAGCTGGCCGTGTTGTCATGAAAAGTTACCTGAGTGGCATGCCAGAGTGTAAGTTTGGAATGAATGATAAGATCACATTAGACAAGCAAGGCAAATCAGAGGAGGCTAAAACGTAAGTAAATTTACTCTTCAAGATTTCAAATGGGCAGTAAGAAAATAGAAGATTTCAAGAACATACGTTGTTATGAAGGTTTTCAGATGTGTGTAGTTGTTGGTATTCCACATCActtacaataacaatgtaggATAGATACTTGGTAGAGCAAAACAGTAGTTAATtatttgatcacatttttttcattgaaagtttTCTAAGAGCAGTCAACCAACACTCTAATGTGTCacatgaagaaaaaaaatgaaaactgctGATTTGTTGAGCCTTGCTACAAGTCAGACGTGTGATAGAAACTTCTCCAAATGATAAGGCACTGCGCCATCCCATCTTCACAGCTTAATGACATACTGGGTAAACTTCCACAAAAATTAGACATTCTCTGTAGCAGTTTCTTGTTAAAGAGAAGAAGAGGTTCATTGCCTATAAAGTATATTTCACCACTAACCTATAACTTGCAGACCTTTTGGTATGGTGCTAGTACCATTTCAGATTGTGTTGTCACATTATTTCAGATGATATTACAGCTTcatcaataccagtgaattttgtgacatcatCCCACCAGATAATTAGTGATACTGTATCCAATTATCCAGTATTGCGGCCGCAGATGCTTTCTGCATCTACAAATTAACTGCCATTGcccaaactataaaataatagcaataatacaCCCCATCCCAGccaataatggactcaagcaaactttgcagtCCATAATGTACTCTCCTGTGCTTTGTACAttatgtcatgcaaagtttgctttcatccatCATGGGCCAGAGGGATACATTATTGCACAAACATAAACTGCACCTTTTAGTGGGGGCATACTTATAGTTGTCTATATTTGTGAAGGCtttatgacaatattgtcttaaattGCATTCGATCTCATCAGCAGTTTCTTGAACAGAGTCATCTAATTTTCTTTTAGGTCGGGAAAAACTTCAATAGCTATTGATGACTGTACTTTCCATCAGTGTGTCAAATTAAGTAAATTTGAAACGGATCGCAGCATCAGTTTTATACCTCCTGATGGTGAATTTGAACTCATGAGGTAAGCTTCATCAGCATCTATTCGTCTCAAAGTATATATTCATGGCTTTTACTCATGATGTAAGCTTTATTAGGATCAATTCATCTCAGAATGAATCAATTCATCTCAGAGTCATGGCTTTTATTCATGGATTCATCCCAGTTCTAGACATTTACTTG harbors:
- the LOC139136600 gene encoding LOW QUALITY PROTEIN: AP-2 complex subunit mu-like (The sequence of the model RefSeq protein was modified relative to this genomic sequence to represent the inferred CDS: inserted 1 base in 1 codon), with product MIGGLFIYNHKGEVLISRVYRDDIGRHAVDAFRVNIIHARQQVRSPVTNIARTSFFHIKRSNIWLAAVTKQNVNATMVFEFLIKMVEVMQSYFGKVNEDNIKNNFVLIYELLDEILDYGYPQNTDTGILKTYITQQGIKSQTKEEQSQITSQVTGQIGWRREGIKYRRNELFLDVLESVNLLMSPQGQVLSAHVAGRVVMKSYLSGMPECKFGMNDKITLDKQGKSEEAKTSGKTSIAIDDCTFHQCVKLSKFETDRSISFIPPDGEFELMRYRTTKDISLPFRVIPLVREVGRTKMEVKVVLKSNFKPSILAQKIEVRIPTPLNTSGVQVICMKGKAKYKASENAIVWKMKRIGGMKESQISAEXELLPTSEKKKWARPPISMNFEVPFAPSGLKVRYLKVFEPKLNYSDHDVIKWVRYIGKSGLYETRS